In Rhodanobacter denitrificans, a single window of DNA contains:
- a CDS encoding M20/M25/M40 family metallo-hydrolase codes for MQLLPFILLAATGASHAAQAPAAPREQPALHALAGAPSEAELHATIATLVGFGTRHTLSDTKSDTRGIGAARRWVKSRFEAIARDCGGCIEVVTPAQAFSGKRMPTPTEVMDVVAIKRGKRDPQRVIVMTGHLDSRVSDVMDASSDAPGANDDASGVAALIEAARLLSKQTNDATLVFAALSGEEQGLYGGKVLADYAAAHGWRVEADLNNDIVGNSRGQNGVADSSTVRVFSEGTRSNETPAQANYRRYHGGEVDSPSRNVARTMAALADAYLPDFRVRMVYRTDRYGRGGDQVPFLEAGYPAVRVTEAHEDYTRQHQDLRTEHGIHYGDTIDGIDFRYLARVTALNTITMAALSRAPAPPEGIDIAGAVATDTTLKWRKVPGAAGYRVHWRDTTAAKWQYARAVGDVDHAVLPDVVIDDWFFGVSAVSVDGYESPVVFPGDAGSFARSPAPAGQP; via the coding sequence ATGCAACTACTGCCTTTCATCCTGCTGGCGGCGACCGGCGCCAGCCATGCCGCACAGGCGCCGGCCGCGCCGCGCGAACAGCCGGCGTTGCACGCGCTGGCCGGCGCGCCGAGCGAAGCAGAGCTGCACGCCACGATCGCCACGCTGGTCGGCTTCGGCACCCGCCACACGCTGTCCGACACCAAGTCCGACACCCGCGGTATCGGCGCCGCGCGGCGCTGGGTGAAGTCGCGCTTCGAGGCGATCGCGCGCGACTGCGGCGGCTGCATCGAGGTGGTCACGCCCGCGCAGGCATTCAGTGGCAAGCGCATGCCCACGCCCACCGAGGTGATGGACGTGGTCGCGATCAAGCGCGGCAAGCGCGACCCGCAGCGGGTGATCGTGATGACCGGCCACCTCGACTCGCGCGTCAGCGACGTGATGGACGCCAGCAGCGACGCGCCCGGCGCGAACGACGACGCCTCCGGCGTGGCCGCCCTGATCGAGGCGGCGCGGCTGCTGTCGAAGCAGACCAACGACGCCACCCTGGTGTTCGCCGCGCTGTCCGGCGAGGAGCAGGGCCTGTACGGCGGCAAGGTGCTGGCCGACTACGCGGCGGCCCACGGCTGGCGGGTCGAGGCCGACCTCAACAACGACATCGTCGGCAACAGCCGCGGCCAGAACGGCGTGGCCGACAGCAGCACCGTGCGGGTGTTCTCCGAAGGCACCAGGAGCAACGAGACGCCGGCGCAGGCGAACTATCGCCGCTATCACGGCGGCGAGGTCGATTCGCCCTCGCGCAATGTGGCCCGCACCATGGCGGCGCTCGCCGACGCCTATCTGCCGGACTTCCGCGTGCGCATGGTCTACCGCACCGACCGCTACGGCCGCGGCGGCGACCAGGTACCGTTCCTGGAAGCGGGCTACCCCGCCGTGCGGGTCACCGAGGCGCACGAGGACTACACCCGCCAGCACCAGGACCTGCGTACCGAGCACGGCATTCACTACGGCGACACCATCGACGGCATCGACTTCCGCTACCTCGCCCGGGTCACCGCGCTGAACACCATCACCATGGCCGCGTTGAGTCGTGCGCCGGCGCCGCCGGAGGGAATCGACATCGCGGGCGCGGTGGCCACCGACACCACGCTGAAGTGGCGCAAGGTGCCCGGTGCCGCCGGCTACCGCGTGCACTGGCGCGATACCACCGCGGCGAAGTGGCAATACGCGCGCGCGGTGGGCGACGTCGATCATGCGGTGCTGCCGGACGTGGTGATCGACGACTGGTTCTTCGGCGTGTCGGCGGTCTCGGTCGACGGCTACGAGAGCCCGGTGGTGTTTCCCGGCGACGCCGGCAGCTTCGCACGTTCGCCGGCGCCCGCCGGCCAGCCCTGA
- the hrpB gene encoding ATP-dependent helicase HrpB: protein MSALPSFPITPLLPEIRASLAATPRLVLEAPPGAGKTTQVPLALLDASWLAGQKIVMLEPRRIAARAAAQFMAQQLGEDVGQTVGYRIRFESKVSAATRIEVVTEGILARLIQHDPELGGIGAIVFDEFHERHLAGDLGAALALEVQATLRPQLRLLVMSATLDGERVAAWLDAPRLTSPGRSYPVRIEYPPARAQETLEQQLARVAKQALEQNDGDVLAFLPGRREIARAQAVLAQVLARDDVELVALHGELSLAEQQAALAPAEPGTRRIVLATNVAESSVTAPGIRAVVDSGLAREPRFDPNSGFTRLQTVNIAQASADQRAGRAGRVAAGTTYRLWPQSRRLDPARSAEIAQAELSGLALELAAWGSDTLPWLDPPPPGALAQARELLKSLAALDADGRITALGRRMLELGATPRLGAAALRAPPELHALVADLLALMEARSPLRGMQARSDDFRARVAALHAWRDRRGAAARGEVDSAALAAIEQASKGWRRRLEVRSAASGVPDSHAVGDLLLHAFPDRIARRDERNPLRYTLANGRGARLHEHTALLGEPWLLVLDLRLEARDSLVFAAAPFDPCVLERDYPAQFCRERTLRWNDERGAAEAFDERRFGAIVLERRSVPVKPADALPALLAAVRAKGLDALPWSEHARRLRARMQALRGWMPELGLPDVSEPALLASLEDWLAPHLEGSHRLDALSAEQLAQALASRFDHAQRRTLDAQAPESLVVPSGQNRRLEYAEGAPPVLAVKLQELFGLADTPRIGGGRIPVTLHLLSPAGRPIQVTQDLKGFWERTYPEVKKELKGRYPRHPWPDDPWTATPTHRAKPRERN, encoded by the coding sequence ATGAGTGCGCTGCCTTCGTTCCCGATCACCCCGCTGCTGCCCGAGATCCGCGCGTCGCTGGCCGCGACGCCGCGGCTGGTGCTGGAGGCGCCGCCGGGCGCCGGCAAGACCACCCAGGTGCCGCTGGCCCTGCTCGATGCGTCGTGGCTGGCCGGGCAGAAGATCGTGATGCTGGAGCCGCGCCGGATCGCGGCGCGTGCCGCCGCACAGTTCATGGCGCAGCAGCTCGGCGAGGACGTGGGCCAGACCGTCGGCTACCGCATCCGCTTCGAGTCGAAGGTGAGCGCGGCGACCCGCATCGAGGTGGTCACCGAAGGCATCCTTGCCCGCTTGATCCAGCACGATCCGGAGCTGGGCGGGATCGGCGCGATCGTGTTCGATGAGTTCCACGAACGCCACCTCGCCGGCGACCTCGGCGCCGCGCTGGCGCTGGAGGTGCAGGCCACGCTGCGGCCGCAGCTGCGCCTGCTCGTGATGTCGGCCACGCTGGACGGCGAGCGCGTCGCGGCGTGGCTGGACGCACCGCGGCTCACGAGTCCCGGCCGCAGCTACCCGGTGCGCATCGAGTATCCGCCGGCGCGCGCGCAGGAGACGCTCGAACAACAGCTCGCCCGCGTGGCGAAGCAGGCGCTGGAACAGAACGACGGCGACGTGCTGGCGTTCCTGCCCGGCCGGCGCGAGATCGCGCGCGCGCAGGCGGTGCTGGCGCAAGTGCTGGCACGCGACGACGTCGAGCTGGTCGCACTGCACGGCGAGTTGTCGCTGGCCGAGCAACAGGCCGCGCTGGCGCCGGCCGAGCCGGGCACGCGCCGCATCGTGCTGGCCACCAACGTGGCCGAGTCCAGCGTCACGGCGCCGGGCATTCGCGCGGTGGTCGACAGCGGGCTCGCGCGCGAGCCGCGCTTCGATCCGAACTCCGGCTTCACCCGCCTGCAGACCGTAAACATCGCGCAGGCCTCGGCCGACCAGCGCGCCGGTCGCGCGGGACGGGTGGCCGCGGGCACGACGTACCGGCTGTGGCCGCAAAGCCGGCGGCTCGACCCGGCGCGCAGCGCGGAGATCGCGCAGGCGGAACTCTCCGGGCTGGCGCTGGAACTGGCGGCCTGGGGCAGCGATACCTTGCCGTGGCTGGACCCGCCGCCGCCCGGCGCGCTGGCGCAGGCACGCGAGCTGCTGAAGAGTCTCGCCGCGCTGGATGCCGACGGCCGCATCACTGCGCTGGGCCGGCGCATGCTGGAACTCGGCGCCACGCCGCGGCTCGGCGCCGCCGCGCTGCGTGCGCCGCCGGAACTGCATGCGCTGGTAGCCGACCTGCTGGCGCTGATGGAAGCGCGTTCGCCGCTGCGCGGCATGCAGGCGCGCAGCGACGATTTCCGGGCGCGGGTGGCCGCCCTGCATGCGTGGCGCGATCGCCGTGGTGCAGCCGCGCGCGGCGAGGTCGACAGCGCTGCGCTGGCCGCGATCGAGCAGGCCAGCAAGGGCTGGCGCCGGCGCCTGGAGGTGCGCAGCGCCGCCAGCGGCGTGCCCGACAGCCATGCGGTCGGCGACCTGCTGCTGCACGCCTTCCCCGACCGCATCGCACGCCGCGACGAGCGCAACCCGCTGCGCTACACGCTGGCCAACGGTCGTGGTGCACGCCTGCACGAGCACACCGCGCTGCTGGGCGAGCCGTGGCTGCTGGTGCTGGACCTGCGCCTGGAGGCGCGCGACAGCCTGGTGTTCGCCGCCGCGCCGTTCGATCCGTGCGTGCTGGAACGCGACTATCCCGCGCAGTTCTGCCGCGAGCGCACACTGCGCTGGAACGACGAGCGCGGCGCCGCCGAGGCGTTCGACGAGCGGCGCTTCGGCGCGATCGTGCTGGAGCGCCGCAGCGTGCCGGTGAAACCCGCCGACGCGCTGCCGGCGCTGCTCGCCGCCGTGCGCGCGAAGGGCCTGGACGCGCTGCCGTGGAGCGAGCATGCGCGGCGGCTGCGCGCGCGCATGCAGGCGTTGCGTGGATGGATGCCCGAGCTGGGTCTGCCGGATGTGTCCGAGCCGGCGCTGCTGGCCTCGCTGGAAGACTGGCTGGCCCCGCATCTCGAAGGCAGCCATCGCCTGGATGCGCTGAGTGCGGAGCAACTGGCGCAGGCGCTGGCGTCGCGGTTCGACCACGCGCAGCGCCGCACGCTGGATGCGCAGGCGCCAGAAAGCCTGGTGGTGCCCAGCGGACAGAACCGCCGGCTGGAGTACGCCGAAGGTGCGCCGCCGGTGCTGGCGGTGAAACTGCAGGAGCTGTTCGGCCTGGCCGACACTCCCCGCATCGGCGGCGGACGCATCCCGGTCACCCTGCACCTGCTGTCGCCGGCCGGCCGGCCGATCCAGGTGACCCAGGACCTGAAGGGTTTCTGGGAACGCACTTACCCGGAAGTGAAGAAGGAACTGAAGGGACGCTACCCGCGCCACCCGTGGCCGGACGACCCGTGGACCGCCACGCCCACGCATCGCGCGAAACCGCGCGAGCGGAACTGA
- the gspD gene encoding type II secretion system secretin GspD, translating into MSRMLIQQVLRSATLALAVGLAASCASLPQPHDDGALQREAIAGTQNPVPAPLPLNSGSASRGTAATTELSHGSGQFIRPGALIAPRPAAGGNGAVTFNFENQPVQAVVKAILGDLLKQNYTIVPGVQGNISFATAEPVDASQALPILETLLSWTGNALVQRDGGYVVMPQKDAVAGNLVPSLGASAPAGGLQARLFPLHYISASEMQKLIKPFARPDATLLVDPARNLLVMSGTPQELANYQSMVRTFDVDWLRGMSVGVFNLQYANVGELMPKLDAMFGEHGNTPLAGMLRFIPIERTNALVVISTQSDYLQEVGDWIARIDRGGGNEPQLFVYDVRNIKASDLARYLAQIYTNGAGSGGGDNGGQVGPGLAGATLGSAGSAENAGATSMGSTAGSFGNPADASRGGGQVNANAGGGFGASGGGRDGGAAAGGSFGSGSAGFGSYPAAGGGSSAASEPQYSSSDGSVRISSVDGSNQLLVRARPSQWEEIKGAIGKLDNVPLQVQIETRILEVNLTGEFQFGVQWYLEGLTGSTTDSSGNIIPGQPYRHRQLGLGQGGNAFRGEPFFYSFLNSDLQVAVRAMETSGNTKTLSAPSMVVMNNQVASIAVGNQIPINQTSVNTGIGTTTSYSQVSYLNTGVILNVQPRINPGGLVYMNISQEVSQADRSVPLVNGNPAISQRKLATQVAVQSGQTVLLGGLIEQAEGNTDTGIPGLNRVPVLGRLFGNTSRSRNRTELIVLITPRVIRGGADAKQITDDYQSKFESLAPLRAPARADSKP; encoded by the coding sequence ATGTCCCGCATGCTCATCCAGCAAGTCCTGCGCAGCGCCACGCTTGCCCTCGCGGTGGGCCTGGCCGCCTCCTGCGCCAGCCTGCCGCAGCCACACGACGACGGCGCGCTGCAGCGCGAGGCGATCGCCGGCACGCAGAATCCGGTGCCGGCGCCGCTGCCGTTGAACAGCGGCAGCGCTAGTCGTGGGACGGCGGCGACCACCGAGCTCAGCCACGGCAGCGGCCAGTTCATCCGGCCCGGTGCGCTGATCGCGCCGCGTCCGGCGGCCGGCGGCAACGGCGCGGTCACCTTCAACTTCGAGAACCAGCCGGTGCAGGCGGTGGTCAAGGCGATCCTCGGCGACCTGCTCAAGCAGAACTACACGATCGTGCCCGGCGTGCAGGGCAACATCTCCTTCGCCACCGCCGAGCCGGTCGATGCCAGCCAGGCGCTGCCGATCCTGGAGACCCTGCTGTCGTGGACCGGCAACGCGCTGGTGCAGCGCGACGGCGGCTACGTGGTGATGCCGCAGAAAGACGCGGTGGCCGGCAACCTGGTGCCCAGCCTCGGCGCCAGTGCGCCGGCGGGCGGCCTGCAGGCGCGGCTGTTTCCGCTGCACTACATCTCCGCCAGCGAGATGCAGAAGCTGATCAAGCCGTTCGCGCGGCCGGACGCCACCTTGCTGGTCGACCCGGCGCGCAACCTGCTGGTGATGTCCGGCACGCCGCAGGAGCTGGCCAACTACCAGAGCATGGTGCGCACCTTCGACGTCGACTGGCTGCGCGGCATGTCGGTGGGCGTGTTCAACCTGCAGTACGCGAACGTCGGCGAGCTGATGCCGAAGCTGGATGCCATGTTCGGCGAGCACGGCAACACCCCGCTGGCCGGCATGCTGCGCTTCATCCCGATCGAGCGCACCAACGCGCTGGTGGTGATCAGCACGCAGAGCGACTACCTGCAGGAAGTCGGCGACTGGATCGCCCGCATCGACCGCGGCGGCGGCAACGAGCCGCAGCTGTTCGTCTATGACGTGCGCAACATCAAGGCGTCGGACCTGGCGCGGTACCTGGCGCAGATCTACACCAACGGCGCCGGCAGCGGCGGCGGCGACAACGGCGGCCAGGTTGGGCCGGGCCTGGCCGGCGCCACCCTGGGCAGCGCCGGCAGCGCCGAAAACGCCGGCGCGACCAGCATGGGCAGCACCGCCGGCAGCTTCGGCAACCCCGCCGATGCGTCGCGCGGCGGCGGCCAGGTGAACGCCAACGCGGGCGGCGGCTTCGGCGCGAGCGGCGGCGGCCGCGATGGCGGCGCCGCGGCTGGCGGCAGTTTCGGCAGCGGCTCGGCCGGTTTCGGCAGTTACCCGGCGGCGGGCGGCGGCAGCAGTGCGGCCAGCGAGCCGCAGTACAGCTCCAGCGACGGCAGCGTGCGGATCAGCTCGGTCGACGGCAGCAACCAGTTGCTGGTGCGCGCGCGCCCGTCGCAGTGGGAGGAGATCAAGGGCGCGATCGGCAAGCTCGACAACGTGCCGCTGCAGGTGCAGATCGAGACGCGCATCCTGGAGGTGAACCTCACCGGCGAGTTCCAGTTCGGCGTGCAGTGGTACCTGGAGGGGCTCACCGGCAGCACCACCGACAGCAGCGGCAACATCATTCCCGGCCAGCCGTACCGGCACCGTCAGCTCGGCCTGGGCCAGGGCGGCAACGCGTTCCGCGGCGAGCCGTTCTTCTACTCCTTCCTCAACAGCGACCTGCAGGTCGCGGTGCGCGCGATGGAGACCAGCGGCAACACCAAGACGCTGTCGGCGCCATCGATGGTGGTGATGAACAACCAGGTGGCCAGCATCGCGGTCGGCAACCAGATCCCGATCAACCAGACCAGCGTGAATACCGGCATCGGCACCACCACCAGCTACAGCCAGGTCAGTTACCTCAACACCGGCGTGATCCTCAACGTGCAGCCGCGGATCAATCCCGGCGGCCTGGTCTACATGAACATCAGCCAGGAAGTGAGCCAGGCCGACCGTTCGGTGCCGCTGGTCAACGGCAACCCGGCCATCTCGCAGCGCAAGCTGGCGACCCAGGTGGCGGTGCAGAGCGGCCAGACCGTGCTGCTCGGCGGCCTGATCGAGCAGGCCGAGGGCAACACCGATACCGGCATCCCGGGCCTCAACCGCGTGCCGGTGCTGGGCCGGCTGTTCGGCAACACCAGCCGCAGTCGCAACCGCACCGAGCTGATCGTGCTGATCACCCCGCGGGTGATCCGCGGCGGCGCCGACGCCAAGCAGATCACCGACGACTACCAGAGCAAGTTCGAGTCGCTGGCGCCGCTGCGCGCACCGGCGCGCGCCGACAGCAAGCCGTAG
- a CDS encoding pre-peptidase C-terminal domain-containing protein, whose product MLGNFQLKSWAIAAGVAIMAASSAAATNAVPAQGAATPAAAGNRTLNPYSPAYGHPYRHGVFPTREAHARMKQYQALQATTTTAATGTQTLSYGGGVDGIGVTSGTPKVYIVVYGNQWGTASTNASGNMTLSGDAYGAVPYLENLFKGLGTGGELWSGVMTQYCDGSSVSTGATFCPSGAPTIGYPTGGAFVNIWYDNSVASPSNATGAQLAQEAIKAAQHFGNTTAASNRYVQYVILSPSGTHPDGFNTSTGQFCAWHDWNGDQSVSSPVGDVAFTNMPYVHDMGTSCGMNSVNGSAGALDGFSIVEGHEYAETVTDQNPAGGWTNHTGNATYNGQENGDECAWISSGQGATANVTMGNGTYPMQSTWSNDTNECDLSHPIVGSGTPTGGTPVANFGYTTSGLTANFTDSSTDSGGTLSAHSWTFGDGSSSTATNPSHTYAAGGTYSVSETVTDSVNAQTSTTTKSVTVSAGGGGSGLQNGVPVTGLAAATGAQLAYSVNIPAGATNLVISISGGTGDADLYTRFGAAPTLSSYDCRPYITGNNESCTVASPQAGTYYIMLNGYAAFSGVTLKATWSTGGGGGGNVLQNGVAATGLTATTGNSVNYTMAVTAGATNLSFKIAGSVGDADLYVKFGSAPTTSSYDCRPYLTGDNETCTISNVQAGTYYVMVRAYQSYSGVSLTGSYTP is encoded by the coding sequence ATGCTAGGCAATTTTCAATTGAAGTCGTGGGCCATCGCGGCGGGGGTCGCCATCATGGCGGCGTCCAGCGCGGCGGCCACCAATGCAGTACCCGCACAAGGTGCCGCCACGCCAGCGGCGGCAGGCAATCGGACGCTCAACCCGTACTCGCCGGCCTACGGCCATCCCTACCGCCACGGCGTGTTTCCCACCAGGGAAGCCCATGCCCGGATGAAGCAGTACCAGGCGCTGCAGGCGACCACCACCACGGCCGCCACCGGCACGCAAACGCTCAGCTACGGCGGCGGCGTCGACGGCATCGGCGTCACCAGCGGCACGCCGAAGGTCTACATCGTCGTCTATGGCAACCAGTGGGGCACCGCCAGCACCAACGCCAGCGGCAACATGACCCTCTCGGGCGACGCCTACGGTGCCGTGCCCTATCTGGAAAACCTGTTCAAGGGCCTGGGTACCGGCGGCGAGTTGTGGTCGGGCGTGATGACGCAGTATTGCGACGGCTCCTCGGTATCCACCGGCGCCACCTTCTGCCCCAGCGGCGCCCCGACCATCGGCTATCCGACCGGCGGCGCCTTCGTCAACATCTGGTACGACAATTCGGTGGCTTCGCCGTCGAATGCCACCGGCGCGCAGCTCGCGCAGGAAGCGATCAAGGCCGCGCAGCATTTCGGCAACACCACGGCGGCCTCCAACCGCTATGTGCAGTATGTGATCCTGTCGCCATCCGGCACCCATCCCGACGGCTTCAACACCAGCACTGGGCAATTCTGCGCCTGGCACGACTGGAACGGTGACCAGAGCGTCAGCTCGCCGGTGGGCGACGTCGCGTTCACCAACATGCCGTATGTGCATGACATGGGCACGAGTTGCGGCATGAACTCGGTCAACGGCAGCGCGGGTGCGCTGGACGGTTTCTCGATCGTGGAAGGTCATGAGTATGCCGAGACCGTCACCGACCAGAACCCGGCCGGCGGCTGGACCAACCACACCGGCAACGCGACCTACAACGGCCAGGAAAACGGTGACGAGTGCGCCTGGATCAGCTCCGGCCAAGGCGCCACGGCGAACGTGACCATGGGCAACGGCACCTACCCGATGCAGAGCACCTGGTCGAACGACACCAACGAGTGCGACCTCTCCCATCCGATCGTGGGCAGCGGAACGCCGACGGGTGGCACCCCGGTGGCAAACTTCGGCTACACCACCAGCGGTCTCACCGCCAACTTCACCGACAGCTCCACCGACAGCGGCGGCACGCTCTCCGCACATTCGTGGACCTTCGGCGACGGCAGCAGCTCGACCGCCACCAACCCGAGCCATACCTATGCGGCGGGCGGCACCTACAGCGTCAGCGAGACGGTGACCGACAGCGTCAACGCGCAGACCAGCACCACGACGAAATCGGTGACGGTTTCCGCGGGCGGTGGTGGCAGCGGGCTGCAGAACGGGGTGCCGGTGACGGGCCTGGCGGCAGCCACCGGTGCGCAGCTGGCCTACAGCGTGAACATCCCGGCCGGCGCGACCAACCTGGTGATCTCCATCTCCGGCGGTACCGGCGATGCGGATCTGTACACCCGGTTCGGCGCTGCTCCGACCCTGAGCAGCTATGACTGCCGTCCGTACATCACCGGCAACAACGAGAGCTGCACCGTGGCCTCGCCGCAGGCAGGCACCTACTACATCATGCTGAACGGCTACGCCGCATTCTCCGGTGTCACCCTCAAGGCCACCTGGAGCACCGGTGGTGGCGGTGGCGGCAATGTGCTGCAGAACGGCGTGGCGGCAACCGGCCTGACTGCAACCACCGGCAACAGCGTCAACTACACCATGGCCGTGACCGCCGGCGCCACCAACCTGAGCTTCAAGATTGCCGGCAGCGTGGGTGACGCGGATCTGTACGTGAAGTTCGGTTCCGCACCGACCACGTCGAGCTATGACTGCCGGCCGTACCTGACCGGCGACAACGAGACCTGCACGATCAGCAATGTGCAGGCCGGTACGTACTACGTGATGGTGCGTGCCTACCAGAGCTATTCGGGTGTCAGCCTGACCGGCAGCTACACGCCGTAA
- a CDS encoding bifunctional diguanylate cyclase/phosphodiesterase, with protein MTAHGRGDPDGALPRPSPWRLAAWLWSLLALLSGLALTMVMHHQQQQRLQVERTLIRDELANKTYASLQGRLYAAESLLRAAQSLFLSSEEVDAGEYAGFYANMRPREQFPNLLALAYAQRERRPDGEHYVTRWVQPASGNERVVGLDVGTQPHNLAGLLASRDSDRATLSAPFHPVQLAASGMAGIGATLRLPIYSSGPPPQTAEERRSRMRGSIAASFRLHDLIASALPERLAHNLRLQISDVTGPQALPLYDSGTGPWWSRDGYRYERKLAYGGRVWSVELRPLPHRVGVIGGGRAILLAGVLASVLLALLVYSVASARQRALAQGWRMSRRYRESEERFRALNDLLPALVLLAEAGDGAITYANQASRDRLGQHVTERKLPELFEDRDLRTQLQQDDTRGCGRVDAILRSDAGDGFWASVAISRVMLSGRSKLLMVASDISEQRQLTELLSHQASHDALTELYNRREFERRLHRALDATVAGTPLAVLLYIDLDQFKLINDTSGHLAGDQLLAQLAIVMRKQLGGTDMLARLGGDEFGVLVTGVADRAEAERIAERVRRCIDGYVFIWEQRSYMISASIGGVMIDRPGILVKDLLAQADTACYMAKELGRNRVHFYSERDDQTSRRHSEMEWANRLRWAVDEHRLVLTYQEIWPLPLAAGGDTDIEMLLRFREESGQLVVPGVFMPAAERYGLMPVVDRWVIETTLANFDRLHPSGGMLRMVAINLSGASVEDERLAGRIIDLLRRYRVEPSRVCFEITETVAVRNLSQVARFMEQLRAVGCRIALDDFGAGMSSFTYLKNLPLDILKIDGSFVRDMLTDPVSHLMVRAVTDIGHRLGLEVVAEWVADAETVQALAALGVNWVQGFSLHRPELALFQRD; from the coding sequence ATGACGGCCCACGGTCGTGGCGACCCCGATGGCGCGCTTCCGCGGCCCTCGCCATGGCGGCTGGCGGCCTGGCTGTGGAGCCTGCTGGCGCTGCTGTCCGGGCTGGCGCTGACGATGGTCATGCACCATCAGCAGCAGCAGCGGCTGCAGGTCGAACGCACGCTGATCCGCGACGAGCTGGCCAACAAGACCTATGCCTCGCTACAGGGCAGGCTGTACGCGGCCGAGTCGCTGCTGCGTGCGGCGCAATCGCTGTTCCTCTCCTCGGAGGAGGTGGACGCGGGCGAATACGCCGGCTTCTACGCCAACATGCGCCCGCGCGAACAGTTTCCCAACCTGCTTGCGCTGGCCTACGCGCAGCGCGAGCGGCGGCCCGACGGCGAGCATTACGTGACCCGCTGGGTGCAGCCGGCGTCCGGCAACGAGCGCGTGGTCGGGCTCGATGTCGGCACGCAGCCGCATAACCTTGCCGGCCTGCTGGCCTCGCGCGACAGCGACCGCGCGACCCTGTCGGCGCCGTTCCACCCGGTGCAGCTGGCGGCATCTGGCATGGCGGGCATTGGCGCCACGCTGCGGCTGCCGATCTACAGCTCCGGGCCGCCGCCGCAGACTGCCGAGGAACGGCGCTCACGCATGCGCGGCTCGATCGCGGCCTCGTTCCGGCTGCACGACCTGATCGCCAGCGCGCTGCCCGAGCGGCTGGCGCACAACCTGCGCCTGCAGATCAGCGACGTCACCGGGCCGCAGGCGCTGCCGCTGTACGACTCCGGCACCGGCCCGTGGTGGTCGAGGGACGGCTACCGTTACGAGCGCAAGCTCGCCTACGGCGGACGCGTGTGGAGCGTCGAGCTGCGGCCATTGCCGCACCGCGTCGGCGTGATCGGGGGCGGGCGGGCGATCCTGCTGGCCGGCGTGCTGGCCAGCGTGCTGCTGGCGCTGCTGGTGTATTCGGTCGCCAGCGCCCGCCAGCGCGCGCTGGCGCAGGGCTGGCGGATGAGCCGCCGCTATCGCGAGAGCGAGGAGCGCTTCCGCGCGCTGAACGACCTGCTGCCGGCGCTGGTGCTGCTGGCCGAGGCCGGGGACGGGGCGATCACCTATGCCAACCAGGCGTCGCGCGACCGCCTCGGCCAGCACGTGACCGAGCGCAAGCTGCCCGAGCTGTTCGAGGACCGGGACCTGCGCACGCAGCTGCAGCAGGATGACACCCGCGGCTGCGGCCGGGTCGACGCGATCCTGCGCAGCGACGCCGGCGACGGTTTCTGGGCCAGCGTGGCGATCTCGCGGGTGATGCTGAGCGGGCGCAGCAAGCTGCTGATGGTGGCCAGCGACATCAGCGAACAGCGCCAGCTGACCGAGCTGCTCAGCCACCAGGCCAGCCACGACGCACTGACCGAGCTGTACAACCGGCGCGAGTTCGAACGCCGCCTGCACCGCGCGCTGGACGCAACCGTGGCCGGCACGCCGCTGGCCGTGCTGCTGTACATCGACCTGGATCAGTTCAAGCTGATCAACGACACCTCCGGCCACCTCGCCGGCGACCAGCTGCTGGCCCAGCTGGCGATCGTGATGCGCAAGCAGCTGGGCGGCACCGACATGCTGGCGCGGCTCGGCGGCGACGAATTCGGCGTGCTGGTGACCGGGGTGGCCGATCGCGCGGAAGCCGAACGGATCGCCGAGCGCGTGCGCCGCTGCATCGACGGCTACGTGTTCATCTGGGAACAGCGCAGCTACATGATCAGCGCCAGCATCGGCGGGGTCATGATCGACCGCCCCGGCATCCTGGTGAAGGACCTGCTGGCGCAGGCCGATACCGCCTGCTACATGGCCAAGGAGCTCGGCCGCAACCGCGTGCATTTCTATTCCGAGCGCGACGACCAGACGTCGCGCCGGCACAGCGAGATGGAGTGGGCGAACCGCCTGCGCTGGGCGGTCGACGAGCATCGGCTGGTGCTCACCTACCAGGAGATCTGGCCGCTGCCGCTGGCCGCCGGCGGCGATACCGATATCGAGATGCTGCTGCGCTTCCGCGAGGAGTCCGGCCAGCTGGTGGTGCCCGGCGTGTTCATGCCGGCGGCCGAGCGCTACGGCCTGATGCCGGTGGTCGACCGCTGGGTGATCGAGACCACGCTGGCGAACTTCGACCGGTTGCACCCGAGCGGCGGCATGCTGCGCATGGTGGCGATCAACCTGTCGGGCGCCAGCGTCGAGGACGAGCGGCTGGCCGGTCGCATCATCGATCTGCTGCGCCGCTACCGGGTCGAACCGTCGCGGGTGTGCTTCGAGATCACCGAGACCGTGGCGGTGCGCAACCTGTCGCAGGTGGCGCGCTTCATGGAACAGCTGCGCGCGGTGGGTTGCCGGATCGCGCTGGACGACTTCGGTGCCGGGATGTCCTCGTTCACCTATCTGAAGAACCTGCCGCTGGACATCCTCAAGATCGACGGCAGCTTCGTGCGCGACATGCTCACTGACCCGGTCAGCCACCTGATGGTCAGGGCGGTCACCGACATCGGCCACCGGCTCGGCCTGGAAGTGGTCGCCGAATGGGTGGCCGACGCGGAAACCGTGCAGGCGCTGGCGGCGCTGGGAGTGAACTGGGTGCAGGGCTTCAGCCTGCACCGGCCCGAGCTGGCACTGTTCCAGCGCGACTGA